Proteins from a single region of Nerophis ophidion isolate RoL-2023_Sa linkage group LG10, RoL_Noph_v1.0, whole genome shotgun sequence:
- the rpl18a gene encoding large ribosomal subunit protein eL20, producing MKASGTLREYKVIGRLLPSAKNPSPPLYRMRIFAPNHVVAKSRFWYFVSQLRKMKKASGETVYCGLVHEKTPLKVKNFGIWLRYDSRSGTHNMYREYRDLTTSGAVTQCYRDMGARHRARAHSIQIMKVQIIAANKCRRPAIKQFHDSKIKFPLPHRVLRRQHKPRFTTKRPNTFF from the exons ATGAAGGCGTCCGGCACT CTCAGAGAGTACAAGGTCATCGGGCGTCTGCTGCCCTCTGCCAAGAACCCGTCCCCCCCTCTGTACCGCATGAGGATCTTTGCCCCCAACCATGTGGTGGCCAAGTCTCGTTTCTGGTACTTTGTGTCCCAATTGAGGAAGATGAAGAAGGCGTCAGGCGAGACTGTTTACTGTGGACTG GTCCACGAGAAGACCCCTCTGAAGGTGAAGAACTTTGGCATCTGGCTGCGTTACGACTCTCGTAGTGGCACTCACAACATGTACAGAGAGTACCGTGACCTCACCACCTCTGGAGCTGTCACACAGTGCT ATCGGGATATGGGAGCTCGCCACCGTGCCCGCGCCCACTCCATCCAGATCATGAAAGTGCAGATCATTGCCGCCAACAAGTGTCGCAGACCGGCCATCAAGCAGTTCCAC GATTCAAAGATCAAATTCCCGCTGCCTCACCGGGTCCTGCGCCGCCAGCACAAGCCGCGCTTCACCACCAAGAGACCAAACACCTTCTTCTAA
- the kcna1b gene encoding potassium voltage-gated channel subfamily A member 1 produces the protein MTVVSTDNVDESATLPGHPQDDEFGVHECCERVVINVSGLRFETQLKTLAHFPDTLLGNPKKRMRYFDPLRNEYFFNRNRPSFDAILYYYQSGGRLRRPVNVPLDMFSEEIKFYELGAEAMEKFREDEGFIREEERPLPDKEFQRQVWLLFEHPESSGPARGIAIVSVMVILISIVIFCLETLPDLKEDVGERRRAAGNSTGSYRSYVLTDPFFMVETLCIIWFSFELLVRFFACPSKMAFFRNMMNSIDVVAIIPYFITLGTELADDPDDKEGKGGGGGGGGGGGGGGEQATSLAILRVIRLVRVFRIFKLSRHSKGLQILGQTLKASMRELGLLIFFLFIGVILFSSAVYFAEAEEPESHFSSIPDAFWWAVVSMTTVGYGDMYPVTIGGKIVGSLCAIAGVLTIALPVPVIVSNFNYFYHRETDGEEQAQLLHVSQQNLAPDDGSSMLSKSEYVDNSIDNLREANLRGANCTPPTRNCVDGGKLLTDV, from the coding sequence ATGACGGTGGTGTCCACGGACAACGTGGACGAGAGCGCCACTCTGCCGGGTCACCCTCAGGACGACGAGTTCGGCGTGCACGAGTGCTGCGAGCGCGTGGTCATCAACGTGTCGGGTCTTCGCTTCGAGACGCAACTCAAAACGTTGGCGCATTTCCCGGACACGCTCCTGGGGAACCCTAAAAAGAGGATGCGCTACTTCGACCCGCTGCGGAACGAGTACTTCTTCAACCGCAACCGACCCAGCTTCGACGCCATCTTGTACTACTACCAGTCCGGGGGTCGGCTGAGGCGGCCCGTCAACGTCCCGCTGGACATGTTTTCCGAGGAGATCAAGTTCTACGAACTCGGGGCCGAGGCCATGGAGAAGTTCCGCGAAGACGAGGGTTTCATCCGCGAGGAGGAGCGCCCGCTGCCAGATAAAGAATTCCAACGGCAGGTTTGGCTCCTCTTCGAGCACCCGGAGAGTTCTGGCCCGGCCCGGGGCATCGCCATCGTGTCCGTGATGGTCATCCTCATCTCCATCGTCATCTTCTGCTTGGAGACGCTGCCGGATCTCAAGGAGGACGTGGGCGAGCGGCGGCGGGCGGCGGGAAACTCAACCGGCAGCTACAGGAGCTACGTGCTAACGGACCCGTTCTTCATGGTGGAGACGCTCTGCATCATCTGGTTCTCCTTCGAGCTCCTCGTGCGTTTCTTCGCCTGCCCCAGCAAGATGGCCTTTTTCCGGAACATGATGAACTCCATCGACGTGGTGGCCATCATCCCGTACTTCATCACGCTCGGAACCGAGCTGGCCGACGACCCGGACGACAAGGAGGGCAAAGGGGGCGGCGGGGGCGGCGGTGGCGGTGGTGGTGGCGGCGGCGAGCAGGCCACGTCGCTCGCCATCCTGCGCGTTATCCGCCTGGTGCGCGTCTTCCGCATCTTCAAGCTGTCCCGCCACTCCAAGGGTCTGCAGATCCTGGGTCAGACCCTCAAGGCCAGCATGCGCGAACTGGGCCTGctcatcttcttcctcttcatcGGCGTCATCCTCTTCTCCAGCGCCGTTTACTTCGCCGAGGCCGAGGAGCCCGAGTCGCACTTCTCCAGCATCCCGGACGCCTTCTGGTGGGCTGTGGTCTCCATGACGACGGTGGGCTACGGCGACATGTACCCGGTGACCATCGGCGGCAAGATCGTGGGCTCGCTGTGCGCCATCGCCGGCGTGCTGACCATTGCTCTGCCCGTGCCCGTCATCGTGTCCAACTTCAACTACTTCTACCACCGCGAGACTGACGGCGAGGAGCAGGCCCAGCTGCTCCACGTCAGCCAACAGAACCTGGCGCCGGACGACGGCTCCTCGATGCTCAGCAAGTCCGAGTACGTGGACAACAGCATCGACAACCTGCGCGAGGCTAACCTCCGCGGCGCCAACTGCACGCCGCCGACCCGGAACTGTGTGGACGGTGGCAAGCTGCTGACGGACGTGTGA